TCCTGTACCTGTGTGGACTGTGTAAGGATCTTTTGTATAGGTGCAGTATGCACTGTTAGgataactttttaaataaaaggaatgCGTAACACCTGGTGTGAGCTCAGTATTGTGGGTGCATGGGAGTCCAAAGCACGTTCCTTGGTGTCATGGTTATTAAGTAAGCTCCTGGCGTACCTCTAGTGCTACTGGATGCAATGCTGAAGAGCTGCTCTGGTGGAGTCCTCTCCTCTACTGGCCCCTTTTGTCAGGGCTCTAATAGATTCTAGTCCTGTATTGTAAGACTGGGCTGAGACTAGTGAGGCTTGTAAAGCATGAAAGTAATGAAGCCTGACAGTGTAGTCTTCATTGTGAAAGACTGGAGCATTAGTAGTCTAAACCGGCCCTGGCTAAATTGAACCTTCAGGGAGGGGTACTTGGCTGGCCTGCTGGGTTACCATGGTACAAGTCACAGCTCCTGTTTAAGATGTAAAATTCTCTCTGAGCAAGGTCAGCTCTGAAGTGGGATCTTCTCAGACTAAATGGCTGGAATCCCAGGTTATGGAGAGTatggcaaccccagccccacaaacGAGCATGAAGGACACAAAGGGAATTTGCATGTCAGTTGTTAAAACTATGTTTTTCCTTCAGCAAGAAGCTTTGCCCCTGCTCACTGATCAGATTGGTTCCAGAGCAATCAGGTCCTTGCTGGTAGTAAATAAATTAAGCCTGATAACTAACCCAAGGCACATAAGAGTGTGTGTTCTCCAGTTCCCTTAATACTTTCATGTTAAGATTCTATGCTGCTGGGCAGCCAGTAGAGGCTGACTCATCCCCAAGAGTCAAATTATTCATCTGCTCTTAAGGCATAAAATCTTCATTCAAAAAAGAACCTGATTCATTTGCCCACAGCCAAAAACTGGGTTTGTGTGGAATTAGGTCAAGAAGTGAAAGGGCAAAGCCCAGAAAATCCTtgatggggagaagggagatgCAAATGCTAAGTCCTGTTGGGGCACTAGGCCTAAAGCTGGTGCCCTCATAGCCACAGCACCGGAGGACAAGCCAGCAGTATGTGAAACTGCAGCTGAGGGGACAAGTGCATGTGAAACTGCTGTAGCCTTAAAACCTGTAACTGTAGCACTTGTTTGAACTGCTGAGGTGTGTAAGGTTACTTACAGCTCCAATGACACCAGATATTTAAAGCTGTAGGAAGCTGACAGCGTTAGTCCAGTTTGGCAAATCCCTAACTGCTCCATTGCCAGAGATAAGCCGTAGCCTTGGCCCAGGCTTCTTTCCAGGAAGTAAGAACAGAGACCTGCTCTGAGGATGGAAGTGAGGTCCATCCAGGTCTTATTCCTGCTGAATTTTGTAGGGCTTGTTTAAATGAGGAACACCTTGGAAAGGCTCTTCCACGCTGAGAACCTTTGTGCAGTTTGGAAGTGCAACAAGCAAAACCACAGGAAAGGCCCTTCACACAGGACAGCTACTGGGTTTGACAATTAGACCCCACCTTCCTACTTGAAACCAGAGCAGTCTCAGGCAGGTGCCTCGAGGCAGGACTGCAGTGGGGAATTCACTCTGGTTCAGTGAGAGCCTGCACCAGCTCTGCGGTAGGGACAACAGCGAGACCTTCCACTTACGGACACATTCCTGTTCTAGACTCACTGCCAGAATATCCAGGTGCCTTCCAGGAATGCAATTAACTGCATGTGTCTGTCTTGTCTTCTCTCCCCACAGGCAACTGCTGTATGTAGATAAAGGCTTAGTTTGATTGCTGTACTGAACCAAGGCCAGCCTTGTCATTCAATAAGTGCCAGAGGAGAGTGAGTAGGAGATGGACAGACCTAGTTATGGGGCCAGAACAAGCCTGTAATCTCTACAGCCAATCTGCAGGGCCCCTAGCTTAATTTCCTCTTTGTGCTGCACTCAAGCCCTCCCCCATTCATTCCCAATGCTTCGTATGACACACAGACTGAAGAATCAAGGTGCAAAGACATAAATCAAAACCCATTCGTCTCTGTACCTGAggcacagctgtctcctggcagcaACAGACATTCTGCTGAAAAATATAGATTTTAATGTAAAGAATctttgggaacaaaaaaaatgtctaaggctagggaaggaggagaaagatcAGAAGGAATGAGATGTTTAGGATTCTCCAGTCTTGGCAGTGCTTATATCTTGCCAGAAATGAGTAACACAATGTAGCATGTTGATGGAAAGCAAATGAGGAAGGATCAGCATCCCTGGGAAGGAGGGCAGATAAGTCCTTGGACAGAAGGGGGTGTCTTGTCAAAAAAGAAGTCTGTAACAGCTAGAGGAGCAGCAAGGGGCTTCTGAGGCCAGCTGGTACCTACTCAGGGTTGAGTGAGTTATTGTGGCTTTTTTGTCCGTATCTACAGCTCCCACTTCTCTCACACCACCTGCCTAAACAAGTTCATGCTCTTCCATCTGTTCAAACACCATGATCCAGCAAACAACGCAGAACAGAGAGCACGGGCTACCCATATGGAGAGCAAAATGTTACAGAATACAATGGTGGCCGGAGCCATTCTTCAGACAGGATCTGTCCGCAGGGTGCAGCATTACTCCAGTGGGGAGGCAAAGTCTGGTTGCATGGGATTTCTTCCCCCACTATTGCGGATGCTGCTGGTCCTCTTCTTGCTGTGCCGCTGGCTGGGTTTCTGGCTGGTCCTCAGGGAGTGGGTTGTAGTTGGGATCCtcttcaggggtgtcaaataccATCCTCCTGGCAAGAACAGGCCCACCAGAAGAGCAAGCTGAGCAAGGGCATGGGCATACATCCCTTGTAAGCACttcaaaggggagggggaggctgccaCTTGAGAGCATGGATCAGCTCTTATAAGTCTAAACAATTCTATGAGAACACAGGTTAGCTGTACCACAGGTTCTGCCTTTACCCTGGCAGAAGTAGGGTTAATCCTGTAGTGGTTTTGCTATATTTGCATGACTACAGAATCACAGGGATGTTACTGGTTGGCTCCTAACAAATTATATCTCTATCCTCAGCTAGCAAGATCGCTCTGTTCCTTCCATCTGGACCAAGGCCTGACAGGGAAGAAACCTCCCCAGCCTCCTGGGAACCTGCCCAGGCCAGGCTCAACCCTTGCTGTCTTAGATAAACAGCAACTTAGCACAGAGGCTTGTGACCCCCTCTCTTCCTGGGCTTCCCTAGCTCAGTGAAATAATCAAATCACTAGCTACTCCCCCAGCATCCAAAAGCATCTTACTGTTCACAAGCTCCAGGAACCTTCCTTAGAACTGAACTCAGGAATGCTTCCCTGGCTTAAAACGTGCACGTGAGAGGATGCCAAGGGCCACTGCAGGAAATAAAAAAGCTTGACCCCTACTAACAAAAGGAACGAGCCAGGCACAAAGGCAGCAAGGTGCACAGATATGGCGCTTTCCACAACTGCGACACCCTGGATTGAGACCACAGGCATGCATTCAGATACTGGGTCTTGCCAGGAGCAGGTGGCAGGAACAGCCCCTGAGGTAAAAGGCAGACTAGCTGGCTCCTGCTCTGCAGATGACATGGGCGGGTGGGTGTCACACTAGGGCtcaaaaaggaggaaaaacctTGAGTGCTGCTTACAGGAAGCCTGGTGTTAGGAGCAGTTTCTTCCCTCCTGGCTGGTTGGGAAAGACGTCCTCAAGGAAGTAATAAATGTGGCCCACTGCAATTCCTGTAGAGAAAGGAAGGCATGGGGTGACCCTCAGGTGTGCCTCTTCAGTGAGAGAAATTTCATTGTGATCTGAGGAATCGGCGTGTAAACACTCCTCCCACCAGCCATGATACTATGTGCACCCCATGGCAGAAGCCCATGTCACCTACTGCCATATGCATGCAGTTTATAAGCCAAAAGCCTGCTCCCTGGAGGTCTCAGGCAGGTAACACATTACTGGGGTTGGGGCAATACTAGTGGAAtactgcactgctggcagaactgCAGGAACGGGATAGGAGCAGCAGCCTGTTTTCTCTCTTGGCCCCACCAGCTATGAGCCAGAAGTGGACTGCCAGCTGGCACCGCTGCCAATTGCAGACAGCTGGAGGCTCTGCCAGTGTTGATCAGCACAACACAGAGGTGCTCTTACCAGTGACAACTTATTCACAAGCCAAGCTAGCCAATGGTCCTCATTACAGGGCCACTGTGTCAGCTAAGACAACCCACTAAGGCTTCAGCGTGATCCATCAGACAGCGGTATGCACACAGGAAGGGCCCTTCTCTTACCCAGCAGGTCAATGATAATGGaattgcccagcagcagtgagaagcCCATCAGAacccagggcaggaagggggccTGGAAGTTAAGCAGCCCAAAGAAGTTCATGCGGATGTAGGGGTTCCTGCGGCTCCACACGTACACCAGCATGATGGTGAAAGCCTGACCCAGGAAGAAGAGGCTGGCAAAAAGGCCAAAGAGCTGAGAGCTATGGAGTCAAGGAGAAAAGCAGGTTCAGCACATGGTATGTACCAGAGCTACAGGATAACTGGACAGACTCACAAGGCCCATCACATGCAGGAAGCTTTGAGACAAATAGGCCCAGAAGATACTAGACAGCTCAGTACAATACAGTGCCCACAACTCCAAACCCTTCCCAGGCAACTGGAGGCACATCAGGCCCCCTTGCCATCCTCACACCAGTCCATCATCCTAGGACAGGAAGGTGAGCAGTGTACACCCACAGCACCATTTACGTTTCAGCCACTCCATGAGCAGCTGCCACAGGTACCTCGAGAGCACTGCAGGGAGGCATCTCTCCTTGGCAGCACAACCACTTTGGTCGCTGAGGACACCAGCCTctttgcagaggcagcagctgtatTCTTGTACTGGGCACTTTACAAAAAAGCCAGGGCTTTCCCTAGCCTGGAAGGCTTATTGCCCCAGGCACCTTTATGGGGCTTCAACTGTACATATTAGGGGGGATTGGTCAGGTTAGGGCTGCAGAAGACTCCAGACAATGGAGCCTGGGCACCTGATGGTGTGCAAATCTCTCAAGAGGGTCTGTCTTAGCTGCCAGTGAC
Above is a genomic segment from Alligator mississippiensis isolate rAllMis1 chromosome 10, rAllMis1, whole genome shotgun sequence containing:
- the DERL3 gene encoding derlin-3; the protein is MAYQGFAQEYMGIPAVTRAYTTACVLTTAAVQLELITPFQLYFNPELIFRRFQVWRLITNFLFFGPLGFSFFFNMIFLYRYCRMLEEGSFRGRTADFVFMFLFGGFLMTLFGLFASLFFLGQAFTIMLVYVWSRRNPYIRMNFFGLLNFQAPFLPWVLMGFSLLLGNSIIIDLLGIAVGHIYYFLEDVFPNQPGGKKLLLTPGFLRMVFDTPEEDPNYNPLPEDQPETQPAAQQEEDQQHPQ